One Arthrobacter sp. FW306-07-I genomic window carries:
- a CDS encoding baeRF2 domain-containing protein gives MTTSLQKYADLYRRPGPWCTAYVPAGTGTVDSLEAGDVRPGNAQAQLEAQGAAAADIEAMEQALQPAAGLPSPVSRFVLVHSGKAEINEVLPGDLVLPERVAMESIPDLLPLVKHRPEELPYVVAEVSREHGEIRLYRAGAGAPSSVQEVEGESENIHKFHGGGWSELRFQHHTEDIWRRNADEVAGEIDRVARASGARLIVLAGDIRARGLVKDNLSEASKALVSEVDSHTHTGGADSANLEDRVNQHVAEVWAEEQRSVMDRLAVQEGQANPEAAHGVGAVVHALQQAQVDTLILDDDALSERTMLALDAEPWIATAKEEALGAEILGEVPAPAALLRAAALTDARVLLVPGPVLPEGVHVAALLRWSSGPGVPSS, from the coding sequence GTGACCACCAGCCTGCAGAAATACGCCGACCTGTACCGCCGCCCCGGACCTTGGTGCACCGCCTACGTGCCTGCCGGGACCGGAACGGTGGACTCACTGGAAGCCGGCGATGTCCGCCCGGGCAACGCGCAGGCCCAGCTCGAGGCGCAGGGGGCAGCCGCAGCTGACATTGAGGCAATGGAGCAGGCACTCCAGCCGGCAGCAGGGCTGCCCTCCCCCGTCTCGAGATTCGTCCTGGTCCACAGCGGGAAGGCCGAAATCAACGAGGTACTTCCCGGAGACCTCGTCCTCCCCGAACGGGTGGCCATGGAGTCCATCCCGGACCTGCTGCCGCTGGTCAAGCACCGGCCGGAAGAACTGCCGTATGTTGTGGCGGAAGTCAGCCGGGAACACGGCGAGATCCGGTTGTACCGGGCGGGCGCCGGGGCTCCCAGCAGCGTCCAGGAAGTGGAAGGCGAGTCCGAGAACATCCACAAGTTCCACGGCGGAGGCTGGTCGGAACTGCGGTTCCAGCACCACACCGAAGACATCTGGCGCCGCAACGCGGATGAAGTGGCGGGTGAGATTGACCGGGTGGCCCGTGCCAGCGGTGCACGGCTCATCGTCCTCGCCGGTGATATCCGGGCCCGCGGCCTGGTGAAGGACAACCTCTCCGAGGCCAGCAAGGCGCTTGTATCCGAGGTGGATTCGCACACCCACACCGGCGGGGCGGACAGCGCAAACCTGGAGGATCGGGTCAACCAGCACGTTGCAGAGGTATGGGCAGAAGAACAGCGCAGCGTGATGGACAGGCTGGCGGTCCAGGAGGGACAGGCCAACCCGGAAGCAGCCCACGGTGTGGGAGCCGTGGTGCACGCGCTGCAGCAGGCGCAGGTGGACACCCTGATCCTGGATGACGACGCCCTGTCTGAACGCACCATGCTGGCCCTGGACGCGGAACCGTGGATCGCCACCGCCAAGGAGGAGGCCCTGGGTGCGGAAATCCTGGGCGAAGTCCCCGCTCCGGCGGCGCTGCTTCGGGCCGCTGCGTTGACTGACGCCCGCGTTCTCCTCGTCCCGGGACCGGTCCTGCCGGAGGGCGTCCATGTCGCGGCACTCCTGCGCTGGTCCTCGGGGCCGGGCGTCCCGTCGTCGTAA